ATGATGCCTAGAGGATAAGGATATTATCTGGAGGATACACTTCAAATAGAGTATCCAATATCTATATTAGAGTACAAATTAATTTCTgaattttgatatttatattagagTATAAATTAATTTCTGAATTCGTAcgacataaaatttaaaaaaatcatttctaTGAGGATTTTTTTCTATAGtaagaattcaaatttgaaaatttgagtaaagatgGAGAGATTTTAACTATCCTACTGTAATTTTTAGTGATCTGCAAtaattattaagaaaataaaacattgtttaagttttgataaatttactTTAACAGTGTAAAAACGTTACAATATATATCAATCAAAGTTATTTGTCGATATCTTATCATTTGGATGATGTGACGGTATAATTTTATCTTGTGTTTTGATGTgcattgaaataattttttactttttgataATACTATTACCATTGAAATAATCTTTATTAAGACATTTATGaacttaaaaagaaataaaggttTAACTTCTGGCACAATAATAATTATGTCTCAATTTTTAAGAAGTGAatgaatattttatatatatatatttttttataaaaagttaatTATTAAATTCATATAGAGTTGAATAAGTAGAATCACACATTTTAAATGATAATTCACGTGAAATATTCTTGAACTGGTTTGTATTATGCCAAATAGGACACATGTATGTTCACATCATTGGACGCGTGTATTGCCATGGCTTAGGATGCATATATTGCCACGTCCGTCTACTTATTCAACTTCATACTAACTTAAATGTATACTTATGCacactcaaaattaaatatcaattaatattaagttaaatagtatatttatgtattatatctttaaaaaaattatcaatcttttgaaataattttttttttggtttcccaTCTTGTATTCGGAGCCCATGAAGTCCCGACTAAATTTGAATCGTGCACTGCAGGTCCCATTCGAGAGTGACACtcccaacaatttttttttatatccaTGACTTGAATTCGAGACATCTAATTATAAGTAAATCTGTTCCACCACTGCACCACAATTCCACAATTCATGTTGGTATCTTTTGAAACAACCTCCATCCTACTAATTCTCATTTTGTACTTTCAACATTAGATCCCATACTGTCGAGGTCAGTTCAcatactttctttttttacacTTTACCCCCAACAAAACGACTAATATCAAATTTacaccccaaaaccctaaacacATTGCTCAAAACCCTAATTTCCCTTCCCTTTCCCCCCCCCCAAAGTTTATCTTCAATCCCCTTTTGGACAGTCAAACCCTACCCTACCCTACCCTAAAACCCCATTTTTACTTCTCTTTCCAGAAAGTTTTGATTTTGGGATTTTGGGTATTCTTGAACTCTCTGTttctttgcttttttttttttgggttgtTTTATTTTAGGGGAGTAAAAATGGAGGTGAGTAGTTTGAGGTCTGATGTAGCTGTTCTTGGGAGAATGGTGGTGGGGTCTGTTCTTGAAGCTGTAGTTGCTGAGACCCTTTTGGCTGCTCAGAGATCTGTTGCTTCCTTGTTCATTGTGGTATAATACACTATCTTTTAACTTGACActtttatattttcttgaaaaagttGTGATTTTTAATTGTGGGGTTTGAATTTCTTGCTCTGTTTTCTGCTTCTGTAGTTGTTTGAACAGTTCTTGTGTCAAATTTCATTGATTCTAGCTTATAGTGTAGTTAAAGCTGGGAAATTTACTGTGCTGCATTAGGTTTACTGTCTATAGGAAACAAACTCTCTACTTTAGGGGTAAGGTTTGTGTACACACTACTGGAATTACAGTGAGTATGTTGTTTATGTATGTTAGTGTTTGTTCCCCAAGCTGCTAACTTTAGGTATTGTATGTTAATAAGTTGTCTTCCTTTTGAAGAAGTTGTAGAGTGAAGAGAtctatttatttccttttttcttttgctCTCTTGCTCATTGTGGTATTACACATTTTTCCAACTTACAActcttattattttcttgaaaaagttgtgattttttATGGTGGGTTTTGCACTTCTTGCTATGTTTTCAGCCTCTGTAGTTGTTTGAACAATTCTGTTGTGGAATTTCATTGATTCTTTTATGGGGCAGTTAAAACTTGGAAATTTTCTGTTCTGCATTAGGTTTCTTATTTTAAGTTTTAACTGTAAGTAATTGTTCTCCAAGCTTCTAATGTTAGGTATTTTAtgtttataagttatttttttaatgatgggTTTTGGATTTCTTGTTATGTTTTgctttttcagctatttggacAGCTCTTGCGTAAAATTTCATTGCTTCTTGCTAATGGGGTAGTTAAAGGTCGTAAATTTTTCTGTGCTGCATTAGGTTTCTTGTTTGAATGTTGGTAATTGTTCTCCAAGCTGCTAACTTTGGTATTGTATGTTAATAAGTTATGTTCTTTTGAAGTAATTGTGGGGTCAAGAGCTAtgctatttctttttcttcttttgcttCGTTGCTCATAGTGGTATAACAAAACCTTCCAACTTCCACTCTTTATTTTCTCGAATGTTGTGATTTTTAACGGTGGATTTTGGATATCTTTCTCTGTTTTCTACTTCTGATGTTGTTTGAACAGCTCGTGTCAAATTTTATTGCTTCTTGCTTATGCGTAGTTAAATCTCGGAATTTCTTTGTGGATGTGGAACAAATGTCCAATTTCTAtattgctcggactcttcaaaaatgtcaacgGGTGCATGTACAATTCTCCAAAAGTAGTTTATATTGGAAAATCTGACACTAGTGCGGCATAGAAAGTGAAACGAACTATTTTGGATATATGAAATATATGGGTGTAATAGCGTTCGCTAAAGAGGGAGACAAACGGTAGTAAGATAAATGAAAAGAACATATAGTGGTAAATTTGATTAGTGCTCTTCTTGTCTGATATGTTACTGATGCAACTTGAAAACGTGTGTATAAGGTTCTTGTTTGCGCGAGTACTGCCAATTTTTGTCACCTTTGGCAAAACCTTAATTGTCCATATATGCATGCAGGAaccttaaaattcaaaaatctaatTCACTTTTTGCTTCCTTATAAGCATAAGTGAAATTGTTAGATAGCACTTGATGCAAAAGTTGGTTATGCTTATTCAGTTTAGTTGCCCAACTTTTCGTTGTGCCTTTGATAGAACTTTACAATTACGACCTAGAAACTTCTTGTTCCTCAAGTTCTCTCGTAATATTTCCCTTATCAAAGTCAGTTATGCTTCAGGCAGGAATTATGCTCAAGGATGCTGATGCATTGCCAGAGTTGATAGGCactgataaaaggtaatatttGTCATCTTCGCAATACTCATAAGTCATAGCCTTCAGAACTGGAAAATTTCATGTGGCGAACACCAATTTTGATCTTGTTTTCAGGTTTCCATTCGAGGAACTTCATAAAACGGACAAAGCTGGGCCTGAGAACAAAGATGGGAGCGACACAGAGGAcgatgatgaagatgatgacgGAGATGCTGATGATCAGGATGATGATGATGCTGATGATGAAGACTTTTCAGGCGAAGGAGGAGATGATGACGATGACGATGAAGGAGATCCCGAAGAGAATCCAGCAGCTAACGGCAACGAAGGCAGCGATGAcgacgatgatgatgatgaagatgatgaggatggggatgatgatgatgaagaggAAGATGacgaagaagaggaggaagaggaggatcAACCACCTGCCAAGAAGAAAAAGTAAACCATTTCCTTGTATGTTATTCTGCTTTTCTTCCATGCTTGTTGGATTATGTAGTAGTAGTAGGAAGAGGAGAGTCTTAGCTCTTCTGTAGGAATTAATCATCCTTTTGCAGAACAAATGAACTCCTTTTGTCATGCTATTTGACTTCTTGTTCTGATATATATTCCATTCAatcctatgaatattttggatcCTTATTAATTGTGTACTCTCAACTTCCGTACCTCTCTACTTCTGCAAGATAGATTTAAGGTTTGAGTATACTCTATCCTTCTCCACTTGTGGtattacattgggtatgttgttgtactCAACTTTCATCATTCCTTCATCTCCCGACCATCTTCAATGGCATTTGACAGTGATAGTCTATTTGACAATGGTGTACTCTCAACTTCCTTACCTCTCTACCTCTGCGAGGTAGGtttaaggtttgcgtacactctaccctcccaaaATTGTGGTATTTCATTGGGTATGTTCTTGTACTCTTTAACTTTCATCATTCCTTCATCTCCCGACCATCTTCAATGGCATTTGACAGTGATAGTCTTTTTGACCAAAGCTTCTGGGAAGTGAGTAGTGCTTGTTTTATAATGTTGAGGTGTTAGCCAAGCTTGTAGGAAACAAAATAAGTGGTTTTAGTAGTAAAATAGAAGTTATTTTTTcgaagttgaaagaagtaacttCTTCCTAGAAACAATTTTTTTGCAAAGCACTTTTCAGAATAAGTAAATTTTGGTGGTCAAACAGGCTATGATGCATGTTATAACAAGAAGTGGTTGAGAAAGGGGAAGTATTCAACTTAACCTGAAAAAATTTCAATTACCAATTTACCATatagttttttttctaaaataaaggTGATGTTTACAAAGTTCCTGATTTATATTCACACTTAAAACATTATATACTTAAAACATTATATGCTTATGTAGATAGCTAAACTATGCCATTCTTAGCGACGTGGTCGCCGACATTCTCTCTCATTTTTAAGTAACCAAATCCCACCCCTCACCCCAAATACTATCATTTTCATCTTCAAGCTGTGAAGTAAATGGAGTTGGTGCAGGAGCAGCAATGCTGCGATAATATATCAATGTTCCATGGAAGGGTAATCCAAACTTAGATGTTTTGACTTTCGTATTCTGAATTTCATCATTGATGCTTATTCGACACTTTGATAGTGTATACACCTAACAAGAACTTCCAATTGCATTTTCGTCCACAAGCGACATTTGACACTAATAATACCAAAGTTCTTTATACTAAAAATTACATGTTTTGACTTCCGTATTTTGATTCTCATCATTAATGCTTATTCGACACTATGATAGTGTAAAAACCTTTTATATTGTCAGTATACAAAACATAAAAGATGAGCAAAAGATTATTCAATcgacaaaaaaaaaacacctaACAAGAACCTCCACCAATTGCACTTTTTATCCTCAATGACATTTGACACTCGATAATACAAAAGATCTTTATACTACAAATGATACATTCTAACTTCCGTATTCTGAATCTCATCATTAATGCTTATTGGACACTCTGATAGTGTAAAACTCCTTTTATATTGTCAGTATACAAAACATAAAAGACAAGCAAAAGTTTATTCAATTGACCAAAAGAAACACCTAACAAAAACCTCCACCCATTGCACTTTTTGTCCTCAATGACATTTGAAACTCCGTTAATATAAAAGTTCTTTATATGGTCAGTGCACCTAACTCTCTATCAATATCATAGAAACAAAAGTTTATTCAATCAGCCAAACACCTAACAAGAACCTTCAATTGCATTTTTTGCATCATAAGAAAGTTTTTAtaaaaaacacacacacactccCCCTCCCCTCCACCAACCCCATTATTTAACCAAATACTCTCACTTTCATCTTCAAATTGCAGCAAATGGAGATGGTGCAGGAGCAGAAATGCTACAATAATACACCAATAGATCACCAAAACTTGGATCAAATGGGAAAAATTTTGGCCAACATTTACTTTCAATCCCATTAATTACTTCACAACAAGGAGAATCAAGCCATCCAATACCAATAAATACTTCATAAATTCCTTTTACACATCTATTTAACCTTTGAAGTGATGACCAACATTCAACTACTTCATCATCATTAGGACTTGGTGCCAAAATTTGATCAACTCTAGCCATAGCTACTACTGAATTTCCCATGCATAATATaatgaaaaatccaaaaaactttaaattttttattgcCATGACTTCTTGAATTTGctctgatttttattttttttggatgatGTTTGGTTGGATTTTTGTGGAGAAGTAAAGGTATTTATAGGGAGATTTTGGTGTCataaagattatttatttataaatatttattatgaaATGCATTGTTTTAGTCATTTTTGAatctcatttttttctatttttgacaaTATAATATCGAATTACATGAATGGTCAAGGACTGAAATTAATATTCATTCATTAACCAATTTAATGTAATTACTATAGTTACAACAAAAAAGTAACCCCCTtactacaaaaagaaaagaagaatgaagcaataaatactaatattaataacatctttttaatttaaatatatatgacTAAACATTAAACAAAACAACAATTAAACTGATAGAAAATTAATGTCActatttcttattaatttggCTCATAAACTTTACATATAAATAACACAaactctaaaaaaataaaaatcatacttACAATCCAAAGTCCTTACAACAAATACTATCAGtactaaataaaaatatcgagtgtgagtaattttttttctcgaATGACGAACCTAAAGCCTTATATTCAACTATCCTAATTTCTTTATTATCCATATCACTTGTCAATGCTCAAATTTTTGGTGGATTATTGCCAAATTTTGGTGGATTATTTCCTAATTTTGGAGGATTAGGCCCTGATTCTATCACAAAATGTTTAACATCAGTTAATGATGTTCCTAATTGTGTTGAAGAAATAATTACACCCTTTTTAAGTATTCAACCCCATTTACTTGGTCCTCAATGTTGTAAAGCTGCATTAGATATTGATGATGGATGTTGGCCAATTTTTTTCCCATTTAATCCATTTTTTCCACAAGCTATTAAGAGTTTTTGTTCCAGTGAGGCTCAAATAATTACCCCTCCACTGATCGtgtaaaagaatattttttacgTTGTCACAAAtaacatgagaaaataagaCGTATTGCTTGTTATAACAGGCTAAGATACATTGATGGTGTAAATGTTTCTTATACAATTAGTGTAGGTAAGTTAGATCCAAGTGGATGTGGATGTTtggtattttttcctttttcataatgtaaaattaacaaaataaataaaaagttgtgattttttCAATTAGTCAAAAGGAATGGaatgattttattttctttaatatgtTTGGTATGATAAATTAGAAAGTACTTCTATGTTTAgcaatattttctaatttggcAAAGAATAGCTTTTGTTCatgtattttaattaaaaaaaattctagttATGGTTCAATAAAATTGTTTGTTATCTTCTTGTTTTCTCTATGAATCTCTCATCCTCTATACTTCAATCTATGTGAAAACTTTTTGATAACTGTGATGTATAGGTCAACTTGCACGTACCTCAAGTTATAACGTGAAAGTTATTACTTGAGTTCGTTTTTCACGAGCTATGTATAGAAGCTAAACTCATATTTTTGTTCATGCATTATTTGTGCGTGTAAGAATATCAAGATAACTCATGACAAGTTAAAAGAATATGCAATGTAAAGACCAACAAAATAACAACGAATAAAAGCTTACATAATTTTCAACTTctttgtgtgtgtatatatactataGATACATAGGATACATTTTACTCTTAAGAAAAGAATGTTGGATTTTTCTAAACTCTTCATAAACATTTCGCCATCATCACCAGTTCTCCTCCAAAGACGTACATTCTATCAACGATGAACACGAAgagaaaactaaaaaaaaagtaggcAAAAGGAGGAGTAAAAACATCACCAGACGAAAATTTGATCCAGTTGAGTTGCTTTTGTCTTAAAGGATCTTGAAGAGCAGACCACCGTGAGTGGCGAAAAAGGGAGCAAAAACAAGTGACTCCACAGCCATCAGCTTGATGAGGATGTTCAGTGATGGTCCAGATGTGTCCTTGAGGGGGTCACCAACAGTGTCACCAATGACAGCAGCCTTGTGTGGATCGGATCCCTTGGGACCAAGAGTTTTCGCGTGTTCTGAAGCTCCAGCCTAATATCccaaaaatgagagaaataaacGATGTTTCTCAAGATACTCCAGGAACTTAATGTGAATGTAATAAGGTCCAACTAATTATTATACCTCGATGTACTTCTTGGCGTTGTCCCAAGCACCACCAGTGTTTGATGCAGATATGGCAATCTACAAACCAAAGATCATCCAGgataagagagagagagagagagagagagagagagagagagagagagatcgTTTGAAGGTTTTTAAACCTGTCATCAGAATCATTACCTGTACGCCAGACACTAAAGATCCTGCAAGCACACCGGACAAGGTTTCCACACCGAATAATATCCCTACAATCAAAGGAGTGAGCATGACAAGGGCACCAGGTGGGATCATTTCTTTGATTGATGCATCAGTGGAGATCTTGACGCAGTTGGCATAATCAGGCTTTGCGGTTCCTTCCATGAGTCCAGGGATGGTGTTGAATTGCCTGCGCACTTCCTCAACCATCTTAAGGGCAGCACTTCCGACGCTCTTCATTGTCATGGCAGAGAACCAGTAAGGAAGCATTGCACCGATAAGCAAGCCAATGAATACTTTCGGTGTCAAGACATCTACAGTGGAAATTCCTGCACGACTCACAAATGCACCAAAGAGGGCCAGAGACACAAGAGCAGCAGATCCAATGGCAAATCCCTGTTGCCATAATAGAAAGTTCATTAACAAAGAGGCAATGGAGTGAACCTTTCTTTTCTAACTAGACCTAACAACATTCAATGAAGTACTAGAGTATCTGACTTACCTTTCCAATAGCAGCAGTGGTGTTTCCTGCAGCATCAAGGGCATCGGTTCTTTCTCTGATTCTGTGGCTCATCCCAGCCATCTCAGCAATGCCTCCTGCATTGTCACTGATGGGACCATAGGCGTCAATTGCCAAACCAGTAGCTATGGTGCTCAGCATTCCAAGAGCAGCGACTGCAATGCCGTACATTGCAGCAAAACTGAAGCTAACAAAAATGCTGATTGCTATGGCAAAAATTGGAATGATAACTGATTTGTAGCCCAAGGCAAGGCCAAATATAATGTTTGTGGCAGCACCAGTTCGGCAAGAATCAGCAACATCTTGCACAGGGCTGGAAACAAATGAAACAAAACTTACATTTCTGATTGGCAAGAGTCAAATAAGCACCAAACAGAACAGCTAGAGACCCAAGTCTACCTGTAAGCGTTGCTGGTATAGTACTCGGTAACAAATCCAATGATAAGTCCAGCCCACAGACCAACTCCAACGCATAAGAACAATTGCCTGCAAGTTTAAATCAGTTTTGTGTGCCAGTTAGCCTTTGATAAATATTTGGACCAAATTTTACTGGAGTTGCTTTACCTACATATTGATTTCATGCTTACAATTTTCAAAGACAATCCGAGAAATATTATGGAACAACATATATTTaatgtaattatttcaaattatagaaGCACAGGTTTAGATTTACCAGCTCTGAACTTCTTTCTGAATTCCAAAATTGAATATTGTGAAGGTAGATGGAAGGGCAATCCAAGAAACAAGAGCAATTCCAATTGTCATGAGAACAGTTGAGATTACAAGTTGCTTCTTCAATGCTGTCTCAATTTCTTTTACAGccttgacttcaaagaaatcagttgcaaataaggtggtaagcaaACACACAAGGATGCCGACAGAACTGATAAGAAGAGGATATAGCATGGCAGTGAACTCATGGTTGACCCCGAAAGAGGAGATAGACGCAACAACAAGGGCAGCACACGATGACTCTGCATAAGATCCAAATAGATCCGACCCCATCCCAGCAATATCTCCAACATTGTCACCGACATTGTCAGCAATAACCTAAGAACATATTTAGCATTAAAACTAaccagaaaaaaaatataaacgcATCTTTCCATTTAAATGACACAATAAGCTTACTGCTGGATTTCTAGGATCATCTTCAGGGATGTTTCTCTCCACCTTGCCCACTAGATCAGCTCCAACATCTGCAGCTTTAGTGTATATACCTCCACCAACTCTACCAAAAAGGGCCATTGATGACCCACCAAGCCCATAACCAGTTATAGCCTCAAAAAGTCCTTCCCAGTCATCACCGTAGTATAACTGGAATAGGTTGATGGCGATGTACAAAACAAGAAGGCCATTTGCAGCAAGAAGGAAGCCCATCACAGCACCAGAACGGAATGCAACAATGAAAGCCTTACCAACACCCTTTCTAGCCTCCAAGGTAGTCCGTGCATTTGCATATGTTGCAATTTTCATTCCAAGAAACCCGGATATCACAGAAGTTACAGCACCAAGCAAGAAGGATATGGTGCTGAAGACAGCAGTTGCAAGAGCAGGCTTGCACATTTTGGAGCTGTCATACGTACACGCCTGGTTCTTTGTGCTGAAACCCTCAACAGAACCAAGGAATAGGAAGATCAGAATTGCAAAAGCAACCATGAAAACACCAACATACTGGTATTCCGTAAACAAGAATGAGGTTGCACCTGTGGCATAGATAGATTCCGCAGTTAGGAAAGCTATTATCAGGAAATATTTTACTGTGTAGGCACATTCATAGATCAGTTAAATCCTTCATTTTTCAAGTCAAATATGGTCCAAACAATGAAAAATGAAGAACTCTTACGCTAAAATAAACATTAACACAACACACTAGACTCTAGAGCGGTAAACTGGAACAAATCCAGcaatacaatattcgtaagagCAAAAGGAAGCTCTCTTTTGACGATTCGAAATTCAACTGAAGCCTGTAATATGCTCCAGATTTGAAATGCCAATTGCCAAAACTACactatttatagtatttttaatCATCCATAGAATCTCAGAATTCctcttgtttttttctttcttatttttctttttaaattctaTGTTCCAAGGATGTCCACTATGGATGCTCTAAGGAAACTGCCAAAGTAACCTCACATTCATCAGAAAATTTCGATCCCCCTAGTTGCTCAATATTTACTTTGTGCAATGAAGCTGTtaaattcaacaacaacaacaacaacaacccaatgaaGCTGTTAAATTCACATATCTTATTTTAATCACTTGATGACAAGAATGAAAATTTAAATCTCTAAATAGATGTAACATGTTATTATTCAATTCAGCAGCCTTGCACTAAGTTGGCTTCTAGATTAGAGACATGTGACTATAGCAAAATATCAAGTTAACACGGTTTCTCTAGTCTATCTTCTTAGAAGTATACCACTAGGATAGTGCTGGGCAGCAGCCTGAAATTATTTAATAGTGAATCAAGGGTTGCTTAGGGAGTACTTAACTGCAATTagttaatataaaataacaaaGTGGCATGCCCATCATAATCATAGCAAGCTAACAAATTGTAACAGTAATTAAAGAGGAAGACTAAAGTCTAAGTCTATAACATCTGTTAAATAATCATCAAGCAACCTGCAAAGCACGAAAAGTTCAGATCTTAAAGATTAAACTAATAATTTGTAACATCTGTTAAATAATCATTATTTAAGTAGTAAGCAACATGCAAAGCAGGAAAACCTCAGATCTTTATGATGAACAAACAAAGTTGCATCACAACATAACATGTATTGTGCAAGAATTACTATTTAGACAAAACTTAATAGTTAAATGCTAAACGCACCAAGTAAATCAGAAGAAAGTATACCAACAAACCACGTAAAAGTACAGAGACAATGTATCAAAGCATCAAAGCTGCTACCTTTACTCACACATACGTATACATATAAACAATAGAACAAGCTCATTCAATTTACTAGTATTATACAAGCAGTGGCGGAGCCACCTTGTGCCAAGGGGGTTCATCTGAACCCTCTTCGGCAGAAAATTATACcatttatatatggttaaaataattttttatgtatataaagtagATATCGAACCACCTTCAACTAGACCGTGTGACTACTTATTCAGATTTTAAACTCTTTTATTCAGAATCCTGGCTTCGCCACTATATACAAGTACTTGAAATTTTCAATAACATAAAAATGTAGGCAACTGAGAATTTCGAAACACCTAAAATTAAG
This sequence is a window from Solanum dulcamara chromosome 10, daSolDulc1.2, whole genome shotgun sequence. Protein-coding genes within it:
- the LOC129871112 gene encoding pyrophosphate-energized vacuolar membrane proton pump, which codes for MGATILPDLGTEILIPVCALIGIGFALVQWVIVSKVTVSTDGKSSSSCAGTDGKNGYAESLIEEEEGINDHSVVHKCAEIQNAIAEGATSFLFTEYQYVGVFMVAFAILIFLFLGSVEGFSTKNQACTYDSSKMCKPALATAVFSTISFLLGAVTSVISGFLGMKIATYANARTTLEARKGVGKAFIVAFRSGAVMGFLLAANGLLVLYIAINLFQLYYGDDWEGLFEAITGYGLGGSSMALFGRVGGGIYTKAADVGADLVGKVERNIPEDDPRNPAVIADNVGDNVGDIAGMGSDLFGSYAESSCAALVVASISSFGVNHEFTAMLYPLLISSVGILVCLLTTLFATDFFEVKAVKEIETALKKQLVISTVLMTIGIALVSWIALPSTFTIFNFGIQKEVQSWQLFLCVGVGLWAGLIIGFVTEYYTSNAYSPVQDVADSCRTGAATNIIFGLALGYKSVIIPIFAIAISIFVSFSFAAMYGIAVAALGMLSTIATGLAIDAYGPISDNAGGIAEMAGMSHRIRERTDALDAAGNTTAAIGKGFAIGSAALVSLALFGAFVSRAGISTVDVLTPKVFIGLLIGAMLPYWFSAMTMKSVGSAALKMVEEVRRQFNTIPGLMEGTAKPDYANCVKISTDASIKEMIPPGALVMLTPLIVGILFGVETLSGVLAGSLVSGVQIAISASNTGGAWDNAKKYIEAGASEHAKTLGPKGSDPHKAAVIGDTVGDPLKDTSGPSLNILIKLMAVESLVFAPFFATHGGLLFKIL
- the LOC129871454 gene encoding uncharacterized protein LOC129871454 encodes the protein MEVSSLRSDVAVLGRMVVGSVLEAVVAETLLAAQRSVASLFIVAGIMLKDADALPELIGTDKRFPFEELHKTDKAGPENKDGSDTEDDDEDDDGDADDQDDDDADDEDFSGEGGDDDDDDEGDPEENPAANGNEGSDDDDDDDEDDEDGDDDDEEEDDEEEEEEEDQPPAKKKK